Proteins encoded together in one Aeromonas encheleia window:
- a CDS encoding TAXI family TRAP transporter solute-binding subunit has protein sequence MHPRVLRHRSPLFRIALPWLAALLALPLSAAPAYITIGTGALNGVYYPTGGAICRLLNEESSQHGLHCTVQNTSGSLANLVDLAKGDIQLALVQSDVLYHAAHGSGPFTGEAPNDKLRSLFRLHQESLTLLASATSNITTLADIEGKRVDLGNPDSGDRVTSQALLDAMGWQASSFAAAPAASASNPLEGLCNGSLDAAFVVAGHPNQGIGDLTGRCKARLIPIEGEQIDRLLKNHPYYQRSRIGANLYPGQTSGISTFAVTAELVALDSLPQEEVRTVRDVLSSRLKQFTRLHPALTTLTPESMQSDNIVPPHPGMQDAPAQAPLLAPESLSPSAAEGTAATPASDAAPSPEGSPARPEQGTGAVLPAGSGAVATDAATPALEGQVVPQGGTAMPGAPSAAPEQELLLPATPATEPDRVPAQQSGAAPTAQPQPAAQ, from the coding sequence ATGCACCCACGAGTCCTGCGCCACCGCTCGCCCCTGTTCCGCATCGCCCTGCCCTGGCTGGCGGCGCTGCTGGCGCTGCCCCTCTCTGCCGCCCCTGCCTACATCACCATAGGCACGGGGGCACTCAACGGCGTCTACTACCCGACCGGCGGCGCCATCTGCCGTCTGCTCAACGAAGAGAGCAGCCAGCATGGACTGCACTGCACGGTGCAGAACACCTCGGGCTCCCTCGCCAATCTGGTCGACCTGGCCAAGGGCGACATCCAGCTCGCGCTGGTGCAGTCGGATGTCCTGTACCATGCGGCCCATGGCAGCGGCCCCTTCACGGGCGAGGCGCCAAACGACAAGCTGCGCAGCCTGTTTAGGCTCCATCAGGAGTCGCTGACCCTGCTCGCCAGCGCCACCAGCAACATCACCACCCTGGCCGATATCGAGGGCAAGCGGGTCGATCTCGGTAACCCCGATTCGGGGGATCGCGTCACCAGCCAGGCGCTGCTCGATGCCATGGGCTGGCAGGCGAGCAGCTTCGCGGCGGCACCCGCCGCCTCGGCCAGCAATCCCCTCGAGGGCCTCTGCAACGGCAGCCTGGACGCCGCCTTCGTGGTGGCTGGCCATCCCAATCAGGGGATCGGTGATCTGACCGGCCGCTGCAAGGCTCGCCTCATCCCCATCGAGGGAGAGCAGATCGATCGCCTGCTCAAGAACCACCCCTACTACCAGCGCAGCCGCATCGGGGCCAACCTCTATCCGGGCCAGACCAGCGGCATCAGCACCTTTGCCGTGACCGCCGAGCTGGTGGCGCTGGACAGCCTGCCTCAGGAGGAGGTGCGCACAGTTCGTGATGTGCTGAGCAGCCGCCTCAAGCAGTTCACCCGCCTGCACCCGGCGCTGACCACCCTCACCCCGGAATCCATGCAGAGCGACAACATAGTCCCGCCCCATCCGGGCATGCAGGATGCCCCGGCCCAGGCGCCGCTCCTCGCCCCCGAGTCGCTCAGCCCCTCGGCCGCGGAGGGCACGGCTGCCACCCCGGCCAGCGATGCAGCCCCCTCGCCGGAAGGTTCCCCCGCCCGACCAGAGCAAGGCACCGGTGCCGTACTGCCGGCGGGCTCTGGCGCCGTGGCTACCGACGCCGCGACCCCGGCACTCGAAGGACAGGTGGTGCCCCAGGGCGGCACCGCGATGCCAGGGGCTCCCTCAGCCGCGCCCGAGCAGGAGCTCCTGCTCCCGGCCACACCGGCGACGGAGCCCGATCGGGTGCCGGCCCAGCAGAGCGGCGCCGCCCCCACGGCGCAACCCCAGCCAGCCGCCCAGTGA
- a CDS encoding MalY/PatB family protein: MFDFDREIDRRHTMSLKWDKYKTQDVLPMWVADTDFRSPPAVIEALTQRVAHGIFGYSRPSPRLIELIVTRMQQRYDWAIQPEWLVFLPGVVPGLNLACKAWSQHGRGIITPKPVYYPFLLAPGFNDRPLLTVPMIEEAGRWVLDLIELERQAPSADLLLLCNPHNPGGTVFTREELEAIDAIAERHNLVVCSDEIHCDLLLDKDARHIPYGALSPAAAERCAVMMAPSKTFNIAGLCCSFAVVPNARLRLKLQQAMRGISADVNLLGFVAAEAAYEGGEQWLAEQIDYLSANLALIEQAVARWPGVKLANNQATYLAWIDVSALGLDDPVAFFEQAGVGLSPGAQFGDGQFVRLNFGCTRARLVEALARMEKAILQPRR, encoded by the coding sequence ATGTTTGATTTTGATCGGGAGATAGATCGCCGCCATACCATGAGCCTGAAATGGGACAAGTACAAGACTCAGGACGTGCTGCCCATGTGGGTGGCCGACACCGATTTTCGCTCCCCCCCTGCGGTGATCGAGGCGCTCACCCAGAGGGTTGCCCACGGCATCTTCGGCTACTCCCGCCCCTCGCCCCGCCTGATCGAACTCATAGTGACCCGCATGCAGCAGCGCTATGACTGGGCCATCCAGCCGGAGTGGCTGGTCTTCCTGCCCGGCGTGGTGCCCGGCCTGAACCTGGCCTGCAAGGCCTGGAGCCAGCATGGCCGTGGCATCATCACCCCCAAGCCGGTCTATTACCCCTTCCTGCTGGCGCCGGGCTTCAACGATCGCCCCCTGCTCACAGTCCCCATGATCGAGGAGGCCGGGCGCTGGGTGCTGGATCTGATCGAACTCGAGCGCCAGGCCCCCTCCGCCGACCTGCTGCTGCTGTGCAACCCGCACAATCCGGGTGGCACAGTGTTCACCCGCGAGGAGCTGGAGGCCATCGACGCCATCGCCGAGCGCCACAACCTGGTTGTCTGCTCGGACGAGATCCACTGCGATCTGCTGCTGGATAAAGATGCCCGCCACATTCCCTATGGCGCCCTGAGCCCGGCCGCGGCCGAACGCTGCGCCGTGATGATGGCCCCAAGCAAGACCTTCAACATCGCCGGCCTGTGCTGCTCCTTCGCCGTGGTGCCCAACGCACGTCTGCGGCTCAAGCTGCAGCAGGCGATGCGCGGCATCAGCGCCGACGTCAACCTGCTGGGCTTCGTGGCGGCTGAGGCGGCCTACGAGGGCGGCGAGCAGTGGCTGGCGGAGCAGATCGATTATCTGTCCGCCAATCTGGCGTTGATCGAGCAGGCGGTCGCCCGCTGGCCCGGCGTCAAGCTGGCCAATAACCAGGCCACCTACCTCGCCTGGATCGATGTCAGCGCGCTCGGGCTGGACGATCCCGTCGCCTTCTTCGAGCAGGCTGGGGTGGGGCTCTCCCCCGGCGCCCAATTCGGCGATGGCCAGTTCGTGCGGCTCAACTTCGGCTGCACCAGGGCGCGTCTCGTCGAGGCGCTGGCGCGCATGGAGAAGGCCATCCTCCAGCCCCGCCGCTGA
- a CDS encoding MFS transporter yields the protein MSLLTAARKRPDPVSLSFLAVTFMTGVAVALQVPTLSLFLAEEVQVRPFLVGLFYTVNAVIGILISQWLGHRSDSKGDRKQLILRCCFAGIVLSLLFAWNRQYWLLVSLGVVLASLTATASPQLFALAREYADSRNKRADMFSSVLRAQFSLAWVIGPPAAFALAIGYGFEVMYLASAFAYLICAFVVWRWLPSLPLPKSNGETERVSSWRDPSVRALFIASTLMWTCNSMYLINMPLYITRELGLEEKLAGILMGTAAALEIPFMLLAGYYTRRFGKRPMMLLAVLAGFGFYVGLVTLSSQTALIGLQLLNAIFIGIVAGIGMSYFQDLMPGRAGVATTLFANSIRTGSIMAGAIAGTVAEIWSFHGVFMVATGLALAALAACWRVPNV from the coding sequence ATGAGTTTATTGACCGCAGCCCGCAAGAGGCCGGATCCCGTTTCCCTCTCTTTCCTGGCCGTGACCTTCATGACCGGGGTGGCGGTGGCGCTGCAGGTGCCGACCCTGAGCCTGTTCCTGGCCGAGGAGGTGCAGGTGCGCCCCTTCCTGGTGGGCCTGTTCTACACCGTCAATGCGGTGATAGGCATCCTCATCAGCCAGTGGCTCGGCCACCGCTCCGACAGCAAGGGGGATCGCAAACAGCTGATCCTGCGCTGCTGCTTCGCTGGCATAGTGCTCTCCCTGCTGTTTGCCTGGAACCGGCAGTACTGGTTGCTGGTGAGCCTGGGGGTGGTGCTGGCGAGCCTGACCGCTACCGCCAGCCCTCAGCTGTTCGCCCTGGCGCGGGAATATGCCGACAGCCGCAACAAGCGCGCCGACATGTTCAGCTCTGTGCTGCGGGCCCAGTTCTCCCTGGCCTGGGTGATAGGGCCGCCGGCCGCCTTCGCGCTCGCCATCGGCTACGGCTTCGAGGTGATGTACCTCGCCTCGGCCTTCGCCTACCTCATCTGCGCCTTCGTGGTCTGGCGCTGGCTGCCCTCCCTGCCGCTGCCCAAGTCCAATGGCGAGACGGAGCGGGTCAGCAGCTGGCGGGACCCTTCGGTGCGGGCGCTGTTCATCGCCTCCACCCTGATGTGGACCTGCAACAGCATGTACCTCATCAACATGCCGCTCTACATCACCCGTGAGCTGGGGCTGGAGGAGAAGCTCGCCGGGATCCTGATGGGCACGGCGGCGGCCCTCGAGATCCCCTTCATGCTGCTGGCGGGCTACTACACCCGTCGCTTCGGCAAGCGACCCATGATGCTGCTGGCGGTGCTGGCCGGCTTCGGCTTCTACGTGGGGCTGGTGACCCTGTCGAGCCAGACGGCGCTGATTGGCTTGCAACTGCTCAACGCCATCTTCATCGGCATAGTCGCCGGGATCGGCATGTCCTACTTCCAGGATCTGATGCCGGGCCGGGCCGGGGTGGCGACCACTCTGTTTGCCAACAGCATCCGCACCGGCTCCATCATGGCGGGCGCGATCGCGGGGACTGTGGCCGAGATCTGGAGTTTCCACGGGGTCTTCATGGTGGCCACCGGATTGGCGCTGGCGGCGCTGGCGGCCTGCTGGCGGGTGCCCAATGTGTGA
- a CDS encoding LysR family transcriptional regulator produces MFRPKSTFEQWRIFQAVVDCGGYAQAAEALNKSQSSLNHAVAKLQQSLGLALLEVRGRKAVLTPAGEIFLKRARQLSQQVEELENLANNLERQWEPQINLYVSVLQPRERLYRALAHFYPRSRGCRINLHERIHCHFNALQVGDLMLSEHLPHDRTGLPLDEVCLLPLCAAEHPLASLTDPVKAEHLGAHNQISLHPPIHRSVDWNDADDTGWKATHYHEVLAMLRLGLGYAWLPRHLVQEELTSGSLVQLNLEGGSERYLYTYLLTPSTDALGPAAELLLRCLRNEYQAESVK; encoded by the coding sequence ATGTTTCGTCCCAAGAGCACGTTTGAGCAATGGAGGATCTTTCAGGCCGTGGTCGACTGTGGTGGTTACGCCCAGGCGGCCGAGGCGCTGAACAAGAGCCAGTCGTCCCTCAATCATGCGGTGGCCAAGCTGCAACAGAGTCTGGGGCTGGCCCTGCTGGAGGTGCGGGGACGCAAGGCGGTGCTGACGCCGGCGGGGGAGATCTTCCTCAAGCGGGCCCGCCAGCTCAGCCAGCAGGTGGAGGAGCTGGAGAACCTGGCCAACAACCTGGAGCGGCAGTGGGAGCCGCAGATCAACCTGTATGTCTCGGTGCTGCAGCCAAGGGAGCGGCTCTATCGGGCGCTGGCCCACTTCTATCCCCGCAGCCGGGGCTGCCGCATCAACCTGCACGAGCGGATCCACTGCCACTTCAATGCGCTGCAGGTGGGGGATCTGATGCTCTCCGAGCACCTGCCACACGATCGCACCGGCCTGCCGCTGGATGAGGTCTGCCTGCTGCCGCTGTGCGCGGCCGAGCATCCCCTCGCCAGCCTGACCGATCCCGTCAAGGCCGAGCATCTCGGCGCCCATAACCAGATAAGCCTGCACCCGCCCATCCATCGCTCGGTGGACTGGAACGATGCGGACGACACCGGCTGGAAGGCAACCCACTATCACGAGGTACTCGCCATGTTGCGGCTCGGCCTCGGCTACGCCTGGTTGCCGCGCCACCTGGTGCAGGAGGAGCTCACCAGTGGCAGCCTGGTGCAACTCAATCTGGAAGGGGGCAGCGAGCGCTACCTCTACACCTACCTGCTCACCCCCTCGACCGATGCGCTGGGGCCGGCGGCCGAGTTGCTGCTGCGCTGCCTGCGCAACGAATACCAGGCCGAGAGCGTCAAGTAA
- a CDS encoding YciK family oxidoreductase — translation MLDYQAPRDLLKDKVILVTGAGDGIGREAALNYAAHGATVILLGRTSSKLEAVYDQIEAAGHPLPAIVPVDLKGATASHYRGMAETFTQQFGRLDGVLFNAGLLGTLSPFEHIQEQEWDEVMQVNVKSEFLLTQALLPLIRQTAKAHGDASIVYTSSSVGRKGRAYWGTYAISKFAIEGMMEVLADELENTAVRVNTLNPGGTRTKMRASAFPAEDPQLLKTPADLMPLYLYLMGADSRGKTGQTFVAQPKAAQPK, via the coding sequence ATGCTCGACTATCAGGCCCCCCGGGATCTGCTCAAGGACAAGGTCATTCTGGTGACGGGCGCCGGTGACGGCATAGGTCGCGAGGCGGCGCTCAACTACGCCGCCCACGGCGCCACCGTGATACTGCTCGGTCGCACCAGCAGCAAGCTCGAGGCGGTCTACGACCAGATCGAGGCCGCCGGCCACCCTCTGCCCGCCATAGTGCCGGTGGATCTGAAAGGCGCCACCGCCAGCCACTATCGCGGCATGGCCGAGACCTTCACCCAGCAGTTCGGCCGCCTCGACGGCGTGCTGTTCAACGCCGGCCTGCTCGGCACCCTGTCGCCGTTCGAACACATCCAGGAGCAGGAATGGGACGAGGTGATGCAGGTCAACGTCAAGTCCGAGTTCCTGCTGACCCAGGCGCTGCTGCCACTCATTCGCCAGACCGCCAAGGCGCACGGCGATGCCTCCATCGTCTACACCTCCTCCAGCGTCGGTCGCAAGGGGCGCGCCTACTGGGGCACCTATGCCATCTCCAAGTTCGCCATCGAGGGGATGATGGAGGTGCTGGCCGACGAGCTGGAAAACACCGCGGTGCGGGTCAACACCCTCAACCCGGGCGGCACCCGCACCAAGATGCGGGCCAGCGCCTTCCCGGCGGAAGATCCGCAGCTGCTGAAGACCCCGGCCGACCTGATGCCGCTCTACCTCTATCTGATGGGGGCCGACAGCCGTGGCAAGACCGGCCAGACCTTTGTTGCCCAACCGAAAGCGGCCCAACCCAAATAA
- the sohB gene encoding protease SohB, producing the protein MAFLTEYGLFLAKTLTLLLAIGAIILMLVSSRQPKARKGELVVTDLSSELEQGQHKLQLALAGKAQRKQLEKQHKELHKQRAKATDERSHLFVIDFHGSMDAKEVASLREEVSAVIGVAQPGDEVLLRLESGGGVVHGYGLAASQLQRLRDRDIKLTVAIDKVAASGGYMMACVADQILAAPFAIVGSIGVIAQLPNFNKLLKKHDIEFEMHTAGQYKRTITMFGENDDLGREKFREELGAIHDRFKAFVAEHRPNLDIDRVTTGEHWLASQAKGLGLVDTLCTSDDYLLAQSSHHKVVGISYRKPRSLTQRLGQQGAQALEAGLGRLWQQSPWR; encoded by the coding sequence GTGGCATTTTTGACCGAATACGGCCTGTTTTTGGCCAAGACCCTCACCTTACTGCTGGCCATAGGCGCCATCATACTGATGCTGGTCAGCAGCCGTCAGCCCAAGGCGCGCAAGGGGGAGCTGGTGGTGACCGATCTCTCCAGCGAGCTGGAGCAAGGGCAGCATAAGCTGCAGCTGGCCCTGGCCGGCAAGGCGCAGCGCAAGCAGCTGGAGAAGCAGCACAAGGAGCTGCACAAGCAGCGTGCCAAGGCGACCGATGAGCGCAGCCACCTGTTCGTCATCGACTTTCACGGCAGCATGGATGCGAAGGAAGTTGCCTCCCTGCGGGAAGAGGTGAGCGCGGTGATCGGGGTCGCCCAGCCCGGCGATGAGGTGCTGCTGCGCCTGGAATCCGGCGGCGGCGTGGTGCACGGCTATGGCCTCGCGGCCTCCCAGCTGCAGCGCCTGCGCGACAGAGACATTAAGCTCACCGTGGCCATCGACAAGGTGGCGGCCAGCGGCGGCTACATGATGGCCTGCGTGGCGGATCAGATCCTGGCAGCCCCCTTCGCCATCGTCGGCTCCATCGGGGTGATAGCCCAGTTGCCAAACTTCAACAAGCTGCTCAAGAAGCACGATATCGAATTCGAGATGCACACCGCAGGCCAGTACAAGCGCACCATTACCATGTTCGGCGAGAACGACGATCTGGGGCGGGAGAAGTTCCGTGAGGAGCTGGGTGCCATCCACGATCGCTTCAAGGCGTTCGTGGCCGAGCACAGGCCGAACCTCGACATCGACCGGGTCACCACGGGTGAACACTGGCTGGCGAGCCAAGCCAAAGGCCTGGGGCTGGTGGACACCCTCTGCACCAGCGATGACTACCTGTTGGCACAGTCCAGCCACCACAAGGTGGTGGGCATCAGCTACCGCAAGCCCAGGAGCCTGACCCAGAGGCTGGGCCAGCAGGGCGCCCAGGCGCTGGAGGCGGGTCTGGGCCGGCTGTGGCAGCAGAGCCCCTGGCGCTAA
- the astB gene encoding N-succinylarginine dihydrolase: MKHFEVNFDGLVGPTHNYAGLSYGNVASQSNAKEASNPKEAAKQGLRKMKALTELGMTQGVLAPQERPDLATLRRLGFSGSDASVLAQAAKQAPAVLAACYSASSMWTANAATVSPSADTQDGRIHFTPANLTNKFHRSLEPEVTGRILRAVFNNDRHFSHHQHLPENDHFGDEGAANHTRLCRAYGEAGIELFVYGRSAFDVSQPAPKRYPARQTLEASQAIARLHGLGEESAVFIQQNPEVIDQGVFHNDVIAVGNQNVLFFHQQAFLNTAGALAEVRAKFGDGELHFIEVPTAEVSVQDAVKSYLFNTQILTLPSGKMAIIAPTECQGNPAVSAYLNKLLTLGTPITGVHFMDVKQSMRNGGGPACLRLRVAMNDAELAAVNPACLINDGQFARLDQWVDRHYRDSLALDDLRDPSLVLETRTALDELTQILKLGSVYPFQR, translated from the coding sequence ATGAAGCACTTCGAGGTCAACTTCGACGGTCTGGTCGGCCCCACCCACAACTACGCCGGCTTGTCCTATGGCAACGTGGCTTCCCAGAGCAACGCCAAGGAGGCTTCCAACCCGAAGGAGGCGGCCAAGCAGGGGCTGCGCAAGATGAAGGCGCTGACCGAGCTCGGCATGACCCAGGGGGTGCTGGCGCCCCAGGAGCGACCCGATCTCGCCACCCTGCGCCGCCTCGGCTTCAGCGGCTCGGATGCCAGCGTGCTGGCCCAGGCTGCGAAACAGGCCCCCGCCGTGCTGGCCGCCTGCTATTCAGCCTCCAGCATGTGGACCGCCAACGCCGCCACCGTCTCGCCGAGCGCCGACACCCAGGATGGCCGCATTCACTTCACCCCCGCCAACCTGACCAACAAGTTCCACCGCTCCCTCGAGCCGGAGGTGACCGGTCGCATCCTGCGCGCCGTATTCAACAACGATCGCCACTTCAGCCACCACCAGCATCTGCCGGAAAACGATCACTTCGGTGACGAGGGCGCCGCCAACCACACCCGGCTGTGCCGCGCCTACGGCGAGGCCGGGATCGAACTGTTCGTCTATGGCCGCAGCGCCTTCGACGTCTCCCAGCCCGCCCCCAAGCGCTACCCGGCCCGCCAGACCCTGGAGGCCAGCCAGGCCATCGCCCGCCTGCACGGCCTGGGGGAAGAGAGCGCGGTGTTCATTCAGCAGAACCCGGAGGTGATCGATCAGGGGGTGTTCCACAACGACGTGATCGCGGTGGGCAACCAGAATGTGCTGTTCTTCCACCAGCAAGCGTTTCTCAATACCGCCGGGGCCCTGGCCGAGGTGCGCGCCAAGTTCGGTGACGGCGAGCTGCACTTCATCGAGGTGCCGACCGCCGAGGTGTCGGTGCAGGATGCGGTGAAGTCCTACCTGTTCAACACCCAGATCCTGACCCTGCCGTCCGGCAAGATGGCGATCATCGCCCCCACCGAGTGCCAGGGCAACCCAGCCGTATCCGCCTATCTGAACAAGCTGCTCACGCTCGGCACGCCGATCACGGGCGTGCACTTCATGGACGTGAAGCAGAGTATGCGCAACGGCGGTGGCCCCGCCTGCCTGCGGCTGCGGGTCGCCATGAACGATGCGGAGCTGGCCGCGGTCAACCCGGCCTGCCTCATCAACGACGGCCAGTTTGCCCGCCTGGATCAGTGGGTGGATCGCCACTACCGCGACAGCCTGGCGCTCGATGACCTGCGCGACCCATCCCTGGTGCTGGAGACCCGCACCGCGCTGGACGAGCTGACCCAGATCCTCAAGCTCGGCTCCGTCTATCCCTTCCAGCGCTGA
- the topA gene encoding type I DNA topoisomerase — protein sequence MGKSLVIVESPAKAKTINKYLGKDYVVKSSVGHVRDLPTSGSASNEPKKPVIRGIKLSESEKAAKDRNALFSRMGINPTAGWQANYQILPGKEKVVNELQSLAAKADTIYLATDLDREGEAIAWHLREIIGGDDSRYKRVVFNEITKTAIQEAFAQPSELNIHRVNAQQARRFLDRVVGYMVSPLLWKKLARGLSAGRVQSVAVRLIVDKEREIKAFVPVEFWDLNADLLTAEQSALRMEVVSRNGVDFKPVTQAETFAAVAALEGVDYKVVNREDKPTGSKPSAPFITSTLQQAASTRLSFGVKKTMMMAQRLYEAGYITYMRTDSTNLSKEAVEALREYIGEQYGAAYLPAEPNLYGSKAGAQEAHEAIRPSSVLVTAEMLEGMEPDAMRLYDLIWRQFVACQMTPAQYDSSTLTVKAGEFELKARGRILRFAGWTKALPPMGRKGEDNQLPAVTVGEILKLVKLDPRQHFTKPPARFTEAALVRELEKRGIGRPSTYASIISTIVDRGYVRVESRRFFAEKMGEIVTDRLVENFVELMNYEFTAKMEDKLDGIAEGSLEWKKVLDAFYAEFTQELAQADKPAEEGGMRANQMVLTDIDCPDCGRKMGIRTATTGVFLGCSGYALPPKERCKKTINLVSADEFVSATDGDEAETEALRAKHRCTVCGTAMDAYIIDDSRKLHVCGRNPDCDGYEIEQGQFKLKGYEGPSIDCDRCGSEMQLKNGRFGKYMGCTNETCKNTRKILKNGDIAPPKEDPVPLPELKCTQSDAHFVLRDGAAGLFLAASNFPKSRETRAPLVEELKRFRDRLSPKHQYLADAPASDPDGNASVVRFSRKTKEQYVMTEVNGKATGWTAHYDNGKWQESLAKAKKS from the coding sequence ATGGGCAAATCACTGGTCATAGTGGAGTCTCCGGCCAAGGCCAAGACCATCAACAAATATTTGGGCAAGGACTACGTGGTGAAATCCAGCGTCGGTCATGTGCGCGATCTGCCGACCAGCGGCAGCGCCAGCAATGAGCCCAAAAAACCTGTCATTCGCGGCATCAAGCTGAGCGAATCAGAGAAGGCTGCCAAGGATCGCAATGCCCTGTTCTCCAGGATGGGGATCAATCCGACCGCAGGCTGGCAGGCCAACTACCAGATTTTGCCCGGCAAGGAAAAAGTGGTTAACGAGTTGCAGAGTCTGGCCGCCAAGGCCGACACCATCTATCTCGCAACCGACTTGGACAGAGAGGGAGAGGCGATCGCCTGGCATCTGCGCGAGATCATCGGCGGTGACGACAGCCGCTACAAGCGGGTGGTGTTCAACGAGATCACCAAGACCGCGATCCAGGAGGCGTTTGCCCAGCCGTCCGAGCTGAACATCCATCGCGTCAACGCCCAGCAGGCCCGTCGTTTCCTCGATCGGGTGGTGGGCTACATGGTCTCCCCGCTGCTGTGGAAGAAGCTGGCTCGCGGGCTGTCCGCCGGTCGGGTGCAGTCCGTCGCGGTGCGGCTCATCGTCGACAAGGAGCGCGAGATCAAGGCGTTCGTGCCGGTGGAGTTCTGGGATCTCAACGCCGATCTGCTGACCGCCGAGCAGTCCGCCCTGCGCATGGAAGTGGTCAGCCGCAACGGCGTCGACTTCAAGCCGGTCACCCAGGCCGAGACCTTCGCCGCCGTCGCCGCCCTGGAAGGGGTCGACTACAAGGTGGTGAACCGGGAAGACAAGCCGACCGGCTCCAAGCCGTCCGCCCCCTTCATCACCTCCACCCTGCAGCAGGCGGCCTCTACCCGTCTGAGCTTCGGGGTGAAGAAGACCATGATGATGGCCCAGCGCCTGTATGAGGCGGGTTACATCACCTATATGCGTACCGACTCCACCAACCTCAGCAAAGAGGCGGTCGAGGCGCTGCGCGAGTACATCGGCGAGCAGTATGGCGCGGCCTATCTGCCCGCAGAGCCGAATCTCTACGGCTCCAAGGCCGGTGCCCAGGAGGCGCACGAGGCGATCCGTCCCTCCAGCGTGCTGGTCACCGCCGAGATGCTGGAAGGGATGGAGCCGGATGCGATGCGGCTCTATGACCTCATCTGGCGTCAGTTCGTCGCCTGTCAGATGACCCCGGCTCAGTACGACTCCTCCACCCTGACCGTCAAGGCCGGTGAGTTCGAGCTCAAGGCCCGTGGCCGTATCCTGCGCTTCGCCGGTTGGACCAAGGCCTTGCCCCCCATGGGTCGCAAGGGCGAAGACAACCAGCTGCCGGCGGTGACCGTGGGCGAGATCCTGAAGCTGGTCAAGCTGGATCCCCGTCAGCACTTCACCAAGCCGCCCGCCCGCTTCACCGAAGCGGCGCTGGTGCGCGAGCTGGAGAAGCGCGGCATCGGCCGTCCTTCCACCTACGCCTCCATCATCTCCACCATCGTCGATCGTGGTTATGTACGGGTCGAGAGCCGCCGCTTCTTCGCCGAGAAGATGGGTGAGATCGTCACCGATCGCCTGGTGGAGAACTTCGTCGAGCTGATGAACTACGAGTTCACCGCCAAGATGGAAGACAAGCTCGATGGCATCGCCGAAGGCAGCCTGGAGTGGAAGAAGGTGCTCGACGCCTTCTACGCCGAGTTTACCCAGGAGCTGGCGCAGGCCGACAAGCCGGCGGAAGAGGGCGGCATGCGCGCCAACCAGATGGTGCTGACCGACATCGACTGCCCGGATTGCGGCCGCAAGATGGGCATTCGCACCGCCACCACCGGCGTCTTCCTCGGCTGCTCAGGCTATGCCCTGCCGCCGAAGGAGCGTTGCAAGAAGACCATCAACCTGGTCAGTGCCGACGAGTTCGTCTCCGCCACCGACGGTGACGAGGCCGAGACCGAGGCGCTGCGTGCCAAGCACCGCTGCACCGTCTGTGGCACCGCCATGGATGCCTACATCATCGACGACAGCCGCAAGCTGCACGTCTGTGGTCGCAACCCGGACTGCGACGGCTACGAGATCGAGCAGGGCCAGTTCAAGCTCAAGGGCTATGAAGGGCCGAGCATCGATTGCGACCGTTGTGGATCCGAGATGCAGCTCAAGAACGGCCGCTTCGGCAAGTACATGGGTTGCACCAACGAGACCTGCAAGAATACCCGCAAGATCCTGAAAAATGGCGACATCGCGCCGCCGAAGGAAGATCCGGTGCCGTTGCCCGAGCTCAAGTGCACCCAGTCCGATGCCCACTTCGTGCTGCGTGACGGTGCGGCCGGTCTGTTCCTCGCCGCCAGCAACTTCCCGAAATCACGTGAGACTCGTGCGCCTCTGGTTGAAGAGCTCAAGCGTTTCCGGGACCGGCTCTCGCCCAAGCATCAGTACCTGGCCGATGCACCGGCGTCAGATCCTGACGGTAACGCATCCGTGGTGCGCTTCAGTCGCAAGACCAAGGAGCAGTACGTGATGACCGAGGTCAACGGCAAGGCGACGGGCTGGACGGCGCACTACGACAACGGAAAATGGCAGGAGAGCCTGGCCAAGGCGAAGAAATCCTGA
- a CDS encoding MGMT family protein — translation MMMDPSPATLSKAARIEAILALIPAGRVVSYGQVADLAGLPGRARLVGKVLRETDKTLPWHRVLGAGGKISLPKGSAGFDEQTGRLQEEGVPVVGGRVRMREWQWQPDLAELLFLIPF, via the coding sequence ATGATGATGGACCCCTCCCCGGCCACCCTGAGCAAGGCGGCGCGCATCGAGGCGATCCTGGCCCTGATCCCCGCCGGTCGCGTGGTGAGCTATGGTCAGGTCGCCGATCTGGCGGGCCTGCCCGGGCGGGCACGCTTGGTGGGTAAAGTGCTACGAGAGACCGACAAGACGCTGCCCTGGCATCGCGTGCTGGGCGCCGGCGGAAAGATCTCCTTGCCCAAGGGCTCGGCAGGTTTCGATGAACAGACGGGAAGATTGCAGGAAGAGGGGGTGCCGGTGGTCGGAGGGCGGGTCAGGATGCGGGAGTGGCAGTGGCAGCCCGACCTGGCCGAGCTGCTGTTTCTGATCCCGTTCTAG